TGCCATATTGTTTCATCGGAAAATGCATTGCGGGGTGTTATATTTAAGAAATCAGTACTGCATCCTGTAGTACACAATAGCATCACAGACAAGATATAGGAAATCTTAACTTTAATTATTCTTCTCATTTCAATAAATTTTTATTTAAAATTTCGTTAAAAACCAACCTTTAAGCCGAAGCTGATAATTTTGTTCTGCGGGTAAAAATGACCACTGCTATTATCCGACTCTGGATCCCATATTTTTATTTTGTCAAACGTTAAGAGGTTAATTCCATTTGTATACAGCCGAACTGAACTCAACCCCATTCTTCGTACCAAGTCTGTAGGGAGGTTATAGCCGAGTTCAACATTTTTTAATCTTACATAGTTTGTGCTTCGTATCCAATATGTATTATCTGTGGTTGTATAATAAGTGTCTGAACGATTCGTTAGACGAGGGTCTATATCGCTGGGGTTATCAATGCTCCAACGATTTTTGTAGTTCCATTCAAAGTAGTTTCCTATCAAACCTGATACCGTAGGTCCTATTCTCCGCATACCACCGGTAGCACCTTGTATCAGTATATTGAGATCAAAACCTTTATATTGGCCACCTAGGACAAATCCGCCCGTAAAAGTTGGTGTACTATTTTTATCCAACCTCACCCTGTCGTCACTGGTAATTTTACCGTCACCGTTGTAATCAACATATTTCATATCACCTGGCAACAATTTTCCATTTTTTAATCCTAAAGGACTGTAATCGACTTTAGTCGCGTCAATTGAAGCTTGATCTTTGAAAATGCCGTCATATAAATAAACTAGATATGAATCAGTTACTTTTCCTATCTGCTGCTGATAAGGTAAGGTATTGGCGACGTCACTAGAATATTGCACATTGTTTTTCGCATAACCGCCGTTAATGCCTATATTATAAGATAGTTCACCTACCCTATCGTTATAGCTTAATTTGAACTCATATCCCTTATTAATGAGATTTCCCAAATTGGCTATTGGTAAATTATTTGAAATACCAGAGCTAATCGGAACAACGCCAGGATTTTTTGTAAGCACATTGGTACGTTTATTATAGAAGAAGTCTAACTCCAACGCTACTTTGCGATTCAAAAAAGATGCATCCAACCCGATATTGCTGTTGTTCGCTACTTCCCAGGTAAAATTTGAATTCGGTATCGTGCTTTCCCAAATTGTCTGGTAGAGCTTATCACCAAACACACCTTGTCCTGTATTCATTAGGGATAAATATTTATACTCTTGCAGGGATCCTCCATAGTAGGCCTCTGCTCCCATTTGGCCCCAAGATGCACGTAACTTTAAATCATTAACGAATCTAACATTGTTTTTAAAGAAACTTTCCTCAGATACACGCCAACCGGCAGATACTCCGGGAAAGAAGCCAAATCGCTTATTGGGCGGAAAAATATAAGATCCGTCCACCCGCCAGTTAAATTCTAGAAGATATTTTTGTTGATAATCATAATTTACCCTTCCATAATAACTTAATCGCGCTCGGTCATAGGTATTTTCATTGCCCAATGTCTGGCGCTCACGATCCCCAAAATTTAGCTGCTCGATTAATGTAGAAGGAAAATCCATGCGGCTAGCGTAAAATCCATTATTGGTTACCGTCTCCCGGGTTAATCCAATCAAAGATGAAACATTGTGTGCTCCCGTAAACGTCTTCTGATAAAAAAGCATAGAAGATAAATTTATACTGAGCTGGTCTTCGGCAGCCTCCCGTAACTGAGCTTTGGGTTCAATGCCTTTGGGCACATAACCAGTAAGTACAGGAGTGACACCGTCCGCTTCAAAACTCACCTTATCCCAATTATATAGAGTCCATGGTGTTTCCCATCGTTTCGACCGTCCCCAATACTTGTCAATTGAAGCTGTTCCTGTTAACTTTAAACCTTCTATACCTGGTATCTGAATGTCAATAGCACCTGTATTTTGCAGATAGTCACGGGTGTTTCTGTCATATCCAGTTGCATCAGTGGTAATAACAACCGGATTGGAGCCATTTTCCTTGTCAGGTCCAGGAAGTCCGTTCGGCCAAACGGCAATTTGAGTCGGAAGACTCGTAGCAAGGAAATTAAAAATTGTCCCTGCGCTTCGTGTTGGGAAATTACGCGCTTCCTCCCGGCCAGTTATGCCCAGCCTTGTCGTAACGTACTTACCTATTTTAAACTCTAGATTAGCACGTAGATCATATTGCTTATAGAATGTTGCTGAATTCTTATAAATTGCATCTTGGTTTAAATAACCTAACGAAATTAGATATTTCGAATTTTCAGTACCACCATTAATCTGTAGATTGTGTCTTTGCTGCGGTGACCAGTTCTTGATTGTGGATGCAAACCAATCGGTATTTGGATAACGTAAAGGGTCTGATCCATCGCTATATTTTTGTCTTTCTTCGGGAGAATACACAGGCTTAATTTTTCCGGAAGGTAAGGTATAACTTCCATCCCCTGAATTAAAAGCCTTCCAAACATCGCTCCATATCGCTGGATCTTGTGGATAGACTCCAGTTACTTCGTTAATAATCGAGGTATATTGTTCGGAAGTCGCCATTTTAGGGGTACGGGTAGGCCGCTGTATCCCATAGGTAAAATCGTAAGATATTTTTGGTTTCCCCAGGATTCCCTGCTTGGTGGTCACTAAAATCACACCATTACCTGCACGAGAACCGTAAATAGCCGCTGACGCATCTTTTAAAACAGATACACTTTCGACATCATTGGGATTTATACGATCGAGTCCCCCTGCTCTTTGAGGCACTCCATCAATCACTATCAATGGGCTCGTATTCCCACCTGACAGGGAATTGATTCCTCGGATACGAATGGTTGAACCGTCGCCCCCAGGCTCCCCACTGCTTTGCATTGCGGTTACTCCGGGTAACCTACCGGCAAATGAATTAGAAAGATTAACTGACGGAGATTTAGCAAGGTCTTCGCCTTTTACCGAAGCAATAGCGCCAGATACAACGGCTTTTTTCTGCGATCCATAACCAACGACAACCACCTCATCCAATGTATTTTCATCTTCTTGGAGCTCCACTGATATGTTGTTGGACGAAGATTGAACAACTACTTCTTTGTCCTTATAACCGACAAAGCGGAAAACTAGAGTCGCAGAATTCCCACTAGGTAAATTTATGCTAAAATTTCCCTCTTTATCCGATGTGGTTCCTATAGTCGATCCCTTTATAATGACACTTACTCCTCGTAGGGGCAGGCCGTTTAACCCAACAACTTTTCCTCGCAACTCTCTTGTCTGAAGCCGAACCTGGTTAAGCGAAGCCTTCGTTGAACGCTGCTGGCCTTCTGATTTCATCACCTTTACATCAAATATAGAAGCATATACACTTTCGGCACTTAATGATGCGGAGAAAGCCAAAACAAAAAATGCGTTCTTGGAGATTCTTTTTGGATTAAGCTTTATCTCTTGGATTCTTTTCACCATAATATAGTAGTTTAAATGGTTATTTTGTTATCGTTTATTTAGCATGTCACAATGCTACCGCCACAATCTTTATAAGCTGAAGGTGTAGTAACACCATGGACTCCCAAAGTAAACTTCAGGTTCCTTAGGACTAGGATCTAACTTATAAAATTTGGATACGGTAGATTTTTGGTTATTTCACTACCAGCAAATGTAGCTGAAGAGGTCAGCGATTAATGAAAAAATAATACAAAAAAAAGGTAAAATCGTACAAAAATGAGTTCCTAAAGAACATCGGAGGAATTAAGGACAGAAAAAATAAAAAACACCTCAAGATTAACATCTTTGAGGTGTTCCAAATATTTTAAAAGGGTCCGTTCTAGTAAACGCTTATTTCTGAAAGAGAAGCATTCGTTCCACCCGAGTCATGATTGGATGTAATGATAACTTTAAAATATTGGGCTACCTTAGCTGAAGGAAAATTGATCGACTGTCCTCCGTTATAATTCAACAACTGAAATTGTCCAATATTTTCCCAATCTACATTATTTGTACTTGTCAATATTTGGATATCTTTCAACCGACGTCCATAATCTCGCTGTACAAAATTAATTCCATGGATAGTCTTTGAAGCCTTCATATCGATAATCATATAATGTGGGAAAGGTGCAGCAGGTGATGCCCATTTGGAATGCCAAAATGTTTCAGCGTTACTGTCGAAAAGCTTATAGCCACTATTTGCCGATTCTTCTGAGCTAAATGTAGCTGTCCAGGTAGATCTACTATATACGTCGTTTCTTATGCCGAAATCAATAACGGGTAAACTATTGATATACTTATATGGAAATGAAAGTACGGAGCGGGAGCCGTTCTGATGATTTACAACAACCGAAAGCACATAATTCTCGATATTTTTTTCTTTTATCTCGCTGATTGGCATGCTGATATTAAAGCTATCCACATCAACTGGTGAGGTGACCCATCCTGGAGCTGTATATCCGCCCGTGTTATTGCTTGGTATATGATTGAATGAAATTTCATTGATCGGATTATTACATTTTAATCTTCCCGAAACAACGATATTGCCGTTCTCATATTTGGCATAGATTCTCTTGGTTATCAAACCAGGATCTCCATAAAATGTGCCTGTTGTTGCGCTGAATAGTTGTCCTTTAATAAAGGAAGCAGCGCTGGAATGTGTAATGAACGTCGGCTTAGTTCCATAAGTATAATTTCCGCCCCCCATTAGCGAAGTTCCCATCAAAGGATCATTCTTTTCCGAAACCTTTTCGCCCGAATGCCCTGCATTTAAAGTATGTCCCAATTCGTGTAACAATCCACCAATCCATTTCATCGCCTCAAAGCCAACAGTTCCCGGCTGCCCAAGGTTATTAGCGTCCATCCCTGGATAGTCCAATGCAAAACAGTATGCATTCCATGAACTGGTGGCTCCGCTTCCATGAAAAGGCATCTTTACAAAATTCTGTACCCGGTCAGGATCTGTTTCATTTGTCGCTGTCACTACTAATATATGCTTGCTCGTCATATCCGTTGGATGATTCTGAAAATATTGGTCGACCTCCGCCTTAATCAAATTATCATTGTAATCCCAGCCATTGCCCTGTGCAGCCTGACCACGGATGGTAATAATTTTGACCAATTGTTTGCTATCATCTTTTAACAGTCCGAAAGTTTTTTGTCCATATCCCCAATGGTTCATCCAGTTCTTATAAAAAGCCTGACCATCAATCAAAATCTTACTAAGCCTTTGTTCATAGTTTGCGTTAGGTGTAATATCGGAGGGTACAAAATATACAACATTCAAATTGTATGGATGATCAGAACTGTATACCGTGTCAATCACCGGCGGAGGATCTGTCTCATCGACTTCCGTCATATTGATGGTTTTACAGGATATCGCAAATAAAAATAATGCGACAATTGCCATTGAAATTTTAATTTGTTTTCTCATATTTATC
The window above is part of the Sphingobacterium sp. ML3W genome. Proteins encoded here:
- a CDS encoding TonB-dependent receptor encodes the protein MVKRIQEIKLNPKRISKNAFFVLAFSASLSAESVYASIFDVKVMKSEGQQRSTKASLNQVRLQTRELRGKVVGLNGLPLRGVSVIIKGSTIGTTSDKEGNFSINLPSGNSATLVFRFVGYKDKEVVVQSSSNNISVELQEDENTLDEVVVVGYGSQKKAVVSGAIASVKGEDLAKSPSVNLSNSFAGRLPGVTAMQSSGEPGGDGSTIRIRGINSLSGGNTSPLIVIDGVPQRAGGLDRINPNDVESVSVLKDASAAIYGSRAGNGVILVTTKQGILGKPKISYDFTYGIQRPTRTPKMATSEQYTSIINEVTGVYPQDPAIWSDVWKAFNSGDGSYTLPSGKIKPVYSPEERQKYSDGSDPLRYPNTDWFASTIKNWSPQQRHNLQINGGTENSKYLISLGYLNQDAIYKNSATFYKQYDLRANLEFKIGKYVTTRLGITGREEARNFPTRSAGTIFNFLATSLPTQIAVWPNGLPGPDKENGSNPVVITTDATGYDRNTRDYLQNTGAIDIQIPGIEGLKLTGTASIDKYWGRSKRWETPWTLYNWDKVSFEADGVTPVLTGYVPKGIEPKAQLREAAEDQLSINLSSMLFYQKTFTGAHNVSSLIGLTRETVTNNGFYASRMDFPSTLIEQLNFGDRERQTLGNENTYDRARLSYYGRVNYDYQQKYLLEFNWRVDGSYIFPPNKRFGFFPGVSAGWRVSEESFFKNNVRFVNDLKLRASWGQMGAEAYYGGSLQEYKYLSLMNTGQGVFGDKLYQTIWESTIPNSNFTWEVANNSNIGLDASFLNRKVALELDFFYNKRTNVLTKNPGVVPISSGISNNLPIANLGNLINKGYEFKLSYNDRVGELSYNIGINGGYAKNNVQYSSDVANTLPYQQQIGKVTDSYLVYLYDGIFKDQASIDATKVDYSPLGLKNGKLLPGDMKYVDYNGDGKITSDDRVRLDKNSTPTFTGGFVLGGQYKGFDLNILIQGATGGMRRIGPTVSGLIGNYFEWNYKNRWSIDNPSDIDPRLTNRSDTYYTTTDNTYWIRSTNYVRLKNVELGYNLPTDLVRRMGLSSVRLYTNGINLLTFDKIKIWDPESDNSSGHFYPQNKIISFGLKVGF
- a CDS encoding discoidin domain-containing protein, which codes for MRKQIKISMAIVALFLFAISCKTINMTEVDETDPPPVIDTVYSSDHPYNLNVVYFVPSDITPNANYEQRLSKILIDGQAFYKNWMNHWGYGQKTFGLLKDDSKQLVKIITIRGQAAQGNGWDYNDNLIKAEVDQYFQNHPTDMTSKHILVVTATNETDPDRVQNFVKMPFHGSGATSSWNAYCFALDYPGMDANNLGQPGTVGFEAMKWIGGLLHELGHTLNAGHSGEKVSEKNDPLMGTSLMGGGNYTYGTKPTFITHSSAASFIKGQLFSATTGTFYGDPGLITKRIYAKYENGNIVVSGRLKCNNPINEISFNHIPSNNTGGYTAPGWVTSPVDVDSFNISMPISEIKEKNIENYVLSVVVNHQNGSRSVLSFPYKYINSLPVIDFGIRNDVYSRSTWTATFSSEESANSGYKLFDSNAETFWHSKWASPAAPFPHYMIIDMKASKTIHGINFVQRDYGRRLKDIQILTSTNNVDWENIGQFQLLNYNGGQSINFPSAKVAQYFKVIITSNHDSGGTNASLSEISVY